The DNA window AACGGGCTCTCCCACAGCGTCAGCCACCCGAATTGGCCCGGACTGAACCTAAAGCCACGGTGCTTGTCCGGCTGCATCACCAATGTAAAAGTGTCACCGCGTTCCTTGCGTACTTCCGCAACACGGTACGGCTGGCGCAGCATAAATAGCGGCTTGACGATACGCACGTAGAAAAGCAACCCGATCCAAAAAGCCGTCAAGCCGATCCACAATGACCGTTTCCAGGGATCAACCAGATAGAAGCTCGACCCCACCATGTGCACGACGCCGGCTGTGATGGCGACGACCGCGAGCACGACATGGATAAGATGCCAGGTCTCGTACTTGATCTTCAACGTCACGCGCCAAAGGGCCGTCACCACCAGCACGATCACCGCGGCAATCGATACAAGAGCGAAGTGAGCCGTCAACGGCGCTTCAAGCATATTCGACGGCGCCAGCAATTGCGGCTGAACCGCGACCAGAATGATCGGATGCGCGACGACAAGGCCGACTGCTATGAGGGATATCTGACGGTGAAAATGGTAAATGACGTCTTCGCCCCACGGCGCGGTGACATAGCGGAACCGCGCGGTGAGACCGAACTGCAGACCCATCATCGCAAGGCCGGAATAGCCGAAAGCGACGGAGAGCTCTGTCCAAAAATCGCGCGACGGCGGATGCGAGCCCGCTAGAAGCGCGAACAAGGGAGCGAGAATGAACAGCAGGTAGACAAGGAGCCAGACGGCCCCGCGCAGACTATAGAGAAGGTGCATGAATCCATCCCCTTCAACGCGACCGCAATCGCGCTCCGAGTCTACCACCACGGCCGACGAATACCCCCAGGACAACAGCCGATTTTTCAAGGATAACTACTGATTTTCGGATCGAGTATTCGCCGTTAAAATACTAGTTTGAGCGCCTTGAACCACCTGAACCATCTGTCCGTTTTCTCGCATCGCGGATATCTGATTCACTGACTGCTACTTTGCTTTTCTCTCTCGTTCCGATCTGTTAAGCTTTCGTCTTGAATGTGCGTCATTCGCTGTAGCGAATGCTCATTCCCCGGGGTGTCATGCCGGATTCCATGATCGCCTATTGTGGCCCCGCCGCTCTTCCAGACGACCTCTGGACGCGTTGGAATTTGGATCCGTTGCTAATTGCCATACTCGTTGCCCTGGCGATCGTGGTTGGTCGCGGTCGATCCGCCGATGCCCGAGCGGGTTTCGGGGCGATCGGGCTGATTCTGATCATCTTCGTGTCGCCGTTTTGCGCGATGTCGTCGGCGTTGTTTTCTGTCCGGGTACTGCACCATGTCTTGTTGATCGCCGCTGTAGCGCCGCTTCTGGCACTGGCTTTTCCGCAACGGCGAGCAGGGTCACTGCCAATCGTCGTACTCGTCGTGGCACACGCGGTCGTCCTTTGGCTCTGGCACACGCCAGGACTCTATACTTGGGGCCTCGCCAGCGTGCCGGCTTATTGGCTCATGCAGATTTCGCTCCTCGGAAGCGCCTGGCTGTTATGGCGATCGATCCTGGCGCCGTCGCAGTCCGGCCCTGCGATAATTGCGTTGGTTGCTACGATTGGGCAGATGGGCCTTCTCGGTGCGTTGCTCGTTTTCGCGCCTAGGCCGCTCTACCTCGTACATCTGGCGAGCGCAGCGAGCTGGGGACTCGCTCCGCTTATAGACCAGCAACTCGCTGGCTTGCTGATGTGGGTGCCCGCGATGCTGCCTTACCTGGGTGTAGGAATCTGGATAGCGTGGTCCAGCCTTAGATCGAGCGAAGCGGCCCTGTGACAACCTTCCTAAAATTCGTGCACCTAGGTGCGATAGCGCTCTGGTCAGGCGGTCTGATTGCGCTGCCTTTTCTGTTTTGGCAACGGCGGACCCTTGAGGCAGGATTGGATCTCGACCGGTTGCACCGCGTCACGCGGCTGGTCTACGTCGAACTTGCCTCGCCCGCCGCATTTGTCGCTATCGGCAGCGGAACGGCGTTGATCTTCCTGCAGGCCACCTTCGCGGAATGGTTCTCGCTGAAGATGGTGCTGGTGGGAATCATGGCGATGCTGCATGTCGTCGCCGGTCTGATCCTCATGCAGTTGTTCTTGCCCAAAGGAAAGTTCACCAAGCTTTCCTACGTGTCGCTGATGAGCGCTTACATTGTGTTGATCGCCGCAATTCTCTGGATCGTATTGGCCAAGCCGCACATTGATTCCAACCAGATCGCCGCGCATCTGTTCGAGCCCGGGGGACTCGGGCGTTGGGTGCATCAATCCTTCGGCGAAATCAGAATGCCCACGCCATGATCAAACACGAGCTTGCCCCCGTGCCATCCGGCGAAGCCTACCAGCACCGACGCAAGGGCCGAGAGGGCAAGGCCGTGCGGCAAGATCGACTCGGTATCGATGAGACGCAGCCCCCAATTGGCCCCCGCGACCGCAACGAGCGTCATCGCCGCCACGGCATGGGACCAGCTTGCTTCAAGAAGCCGGATACCGCGCACCAACAGCAATTCTCCGGTGCCAACGATACTTGCGGCCACGCCGCTCCAGAAGGCCATGCCGGTCGACCAAAGTCCGACGCGCACCCAGAACGCATCTCCCGACCACCAATAGAATACGTCGACACCGAGCGTCGCGATCACGAATGCGATCGGGAAATGCACCATCATGACGTGGATCGGGTGCCCTACCACGGCCACCGCCGAACCGACATCCAGGCGAAGCAAATCCAGCACAACCGCACTGTGAGGCTGGGTCGTAAGATCGTCTCGCTCAGCCATCGTTCGCTTCCTTCGCGGCGGAAACAACATCGTTCAAGCACGTATCGTAGTCTATTGCGTCTGTCTGTCCAACTTGGAATGCTCGCAACGCTCCCCGCCTGCACAGGGCCGCTGTCGACGCTAGAACCCTCGGGCCCGGCTGGCGCTTCAATCGCCACGCTCTGGTGGGTGATGCTGACCGGCTCGAGCATTCTCTTCGTTCTGGTGATGACGCTGTTCTTGCTGGTGATCCAGCGTCCGGGCTGGGGCGCGGGTGTATCGCCCGGAGGTTGGTTGGTGCTCGGAGGCCTCGTTCTGCCGGCCGTCGTACTGCTACCGCTTATCGCTTACGCGTTGATCGCCGGGGAGAGCCTACTACCACTTCCTGGACAAGCGCCGCCACGGATCGAAGCCGTAGGACAGCAGTGGACCTGGACCTTCCGCTATCCCGATCATGGCGCAGTCGAAACCAGGAACGTCCTGCATATACCGGCAGGCACACCGATCGATATCCTGGTCTCCAGCCAGGACGTTATCCACGCCTTCTGGATACCCCGTTTTGCCGGCAAGATCGATGCGGTGCCCGGGCATGTGAACCGCCTGCGCATTCAGGCCGATCAACCGGGCCGCTACGCCGGCCAGTGCAACGAATTTTGCGGCCTCGGTCACGCTGGGATGCGGTTCGATGTCATCGTCCACCGCCCGGAGGATTTCTCCGTAGCTCTTGCGCGGGCTGCCGCATCAGAAGGGCCGGAGAAAAAATGAGTGAACCCGTCGACCAGCTGTCGCAGGGCACACCGGCATTGCGGCTGCATCGCCAGCTCTCCGCGATCTGGGCAACCGGACCGGGACTTCAGCGCCTTGCTGCCGTCAACCATTCGGTCATCGGCATGCGCATGATGATCACGTCGTTCGCGTTCTTCGCAATCGCCGGCGTGCTCGGCATGCTGACCCGCGTTCAACTCGCGACCCCCAACTCCACGTTCATGGTCCCGGAGACCTACAACCAGGTCTTCACCATGCACGGGTCGATGATGTTGTTCCTGTTCGCTATTCCGATGGTAGAGAGCTTTGCGGTTTATCTGACGCCGAAGATTCTCGGCACCCGAGACTTCGCCTTCCCGCGACTGACCGCCTATGGCTACTGGTGTTACCTGTTCGGGGGCACGATCCTGACGGTAGCGTTGATCGCCGGAGTGGCGCCCAACAGTGGCTGGTTCATGTACACGCCGCTGAGTTCGAACGTCTTTACGCCCGGCATAAATTCAGACGTATGGCTGCTCGGCGTAACCTTTGTCGAGATCTCCGCGCTGTCGCTCGCGATGGAAATCGTGGTCTCGATCCTGAAGATGCGTGCGCCGGGCATGTCGCTCGATCGGATGCCGATTTTCGCCTGGTACATTTTGGTAACCGCGATGATGATGATCGTGGCTTTTCCCCCATTGATCCTCGGCTCGATCCTGCTCGAAGTAGAACGCGCCTTCGGTCTGCCGTTCTTCGACCCGAAGCGTGGCGGGGATGCGTTGCTATGGCAACATCTTTTCTGGCTGTTCGGTCACCCCGACGTTTACATCATCTTTCTGCCCATGGCCGGCGTGCTATCGACAATTATCCCTGTCTTTGCCAACCGGCCACTGGTCGGCTACCGGGCGATCGTCGTTGCTATCATCGCGCTGGCCTTCCTGAGCTTCGGCATTTGGGTGCATCACATGTTTACCGTGGGCATTCCGCACCTCGCGCTCGCCTTTTTCTCCGCAGGCTCGGCGATCATCGCGGTGCCGACGGCGGTACAGATCTTCGCATGGCTTGCCACACTAGCGCACGGCAGGCCGCGATGGGATGTGCCGATGCTCTATGTCTTCGGCTTCTTCTTCATCTTCGTGATGGGCGGCCTGACCGGCGTCATGCTCGCCATGGTACCATTCGACTGGCAGGCCCATGACACCTATTTCGTCGTCGCCCACATGCACTATGTGGTGGCCGGCGCCCTCGCCTTCCCGATGCTTGCGGCGTTCTATTATTGGCTACCGTTGTTGACAGGACGCACCGCGGTGCACCGGCTGTCGGTACCCGCGTTCTGGTTGGTCTTCATCGGATTCAACATGACCTTCTTCATGATGCACCTAACCGGTCTGCGCGGTATGCCCCGTCGGATCTATACCTATTCTGGTGATGAAGGCTGGAATTGGCTCAATCTGCTATCTTCGATCGGCGGGTTCGTCATGACGATCGGCTTCGCGCTGGTGGTGATCGACCTATTTGTCCAACTCCGTTACGGGCGTCGCGTGCGGCGCAATCCCTGGGGCTCGACGACACTGGAATGGGCGATGCCGATCCCGCCCGCACCATATGCATTCGCCTCGATACCGGATCTCGGAACAACCCGGACCGAATCGATCGCTACCGGCGATCTCGCGCTATCGCTGGCGCGCGGCGAGGGTTATCTCGGCTCCACGCGCAACGGTTGGCAGGAGACGCTGGGCGTGCACAAGACGTCCGGCTTGCCGGACCAACTGATCGTGTTGCCTAGCCCAACCTACCTCCCGCTTTATACCGCGCTCGTCACTGCAGCTGCGGTTCTTTCCATGCTGTTCAAATTCTATCTGCTGTCGCTCGCCTTTGCGCTGCTGACCACCGGCCTGTTCGTCTTCGCCGGGCAGGACGCCGGTCTCGCGCGAGACTACGGCCCATTGCCCGTCGGCCGCGGTGTCAGCGTGCCGCCCCACACCGAGGTGGCCGACGCGCCGGCTTGGCTGGCATTGATATGCACTCTGGTCGCCGACGGTACGCTGTTCACATCGCTGCTGTTCGGGACTTTCTATCTTTGGATCTCTGCGCCGAATTGGACCGCGGCGGTCACACCCGAACCGAGCCGCACGCTCGCAATCGGCGCCGTCGCGGCGCTCGCGGTGGCCGCTGCAGCGGCGCGTGGGTCGCTGCGAGCGGCCGCCGCTGGTCGCAAGGCGAGCGGCTGGATTGGTCTTGCCGCGTTGGCCCTTCTCGCAGCGCTCACCGTAGCCGTCGGACAAATCGCCGGTGTTACGCCGCATCCGCGCGAGCATGCGCTCGGCGCAACCGCGGCTGCCCTGATCTGCTATGTCGTTCTGCATGCCGGTATCGGACTTCTTTTCCTCATCAGCAACGCCCTGCGTCTCGGCGCCGGCTTCATTTCACCTCGGCGGGTGCTGGATCTGCGGCTTACGCGATTATGGCTTGACTACACGTTGGTCACGGGGGTCATTGCAATGGGCCTCGTTCTCGCACTGCCCGCGCTCGTGACGGTGCTGGGGGTTCGACCGTGAGCGAACGTCCGGTACCACCAAGGCGCTTATGGTGGCTCGCGGCGGGTTTCACCGTTTGGTGTAGCGCGCTGGTTGTTCTCTACGCGATACACGGTATCGGCTGCGCGTTTGCCTGGTCGACGGGCTCGTTGCGGCTATGGCTTGCCGCGGCTCTTCTCGCGCATTTGATTGTACTGGGCTTGATGTGGCGGAAAATTGCGCACGCCGACCCTGATTCCGGTTTCGGTCCGACCGGAGCGTTTCTACATTGGGCTGTCCTCGGGACACTTATCACCTCGCTCATCGCGACCGTCGTTACCTTCGGTCCATCGCTGTTGCTCGCCACATGCATCTAATAGGCCTGGATTTGCCTTCATGCGCGTCCGCTGATGTGAGGGTGGTCTTCTTCTGCATTCATTTCGTCGCCATCCCGGACATGTCGCGAGTGTTTTCGTATTGCGGGTAATCCGAGTTTTCTGACAGGCCGAACGCGCCTCGAAAGGCATTTGGCTCAAACGTCATTTCCAAAACAAAATGCATGCCGTGATGCCGCGTTGCTGCATCGACCGACGGCAATAGAACGTAAACTCGTTGTGACAGAACATTAGAGCCCCATACGGATTTACATGCTTGATGACAAGTATCGCGCTTGGTACCATATTCGTCAATTATGGGTAGCAGGGAGGTGCGGGTGCCGACTGTAATCACGATTGAAGGCGACTCGCCATATTTGCTCCCGCATGTGGATCACGTCTCAGCGATAGTCCACGGTGAAAACGTAGATTTGACAATGTACGTGGCGCTGCCGGGGCATGCGGACCTAGAACAGGTTTATGTGCAACTTAGCCTTCCCGCTGCGGACGATCTCTTGGCTCAGTTAACTCGGGCCGTAGCCGAGACAAAGAAGGATCGTTCAGAACCATAGACGCGTGCTGGCGCTCCACCGAAACGCGACGTCGCCATTCAATTCTGGGATAGCATTCAAGCGAGCATGCACCCAGTGGCTCGGATATCAACCCGGTTATCGAGATCGACGAAGAGTATTCAATCAACGGACATAACGATTCCGGGAGCGTTCCGGTTTGTGCCAGGGCGGATATGAATAGTCGATAATCTGCCCCCTGTGTGTACCGAAAACTCAAACACGGGCGTAGTGGTGGTGAAGTCCGCCCAGGATGGCGTGTGATTTGATGCTTCCGAGTCGCTGAACCGGGCGAGAAACCGGCGCATCCTTGTTCAAAGATCGATGCGTTCTGACCCTATTGTAATAGTCGGCGTAGGATTTCAGGACCCGACGCAAATGCATCTCGCCCAGGACAATGATGTGGTCCACACATTCACGCCGGATCGATCCGATCAGCCGTTCGGCAAAGCCATTCTGCCAAGGCGAGGCTGGTGCGGTAGGCTTGTCCCGGATGCCCATGGCGCGCAATCGGCGCCTGACGACGCTGCCATAGATCCGGTCGCGATCGCGGATCATGTAGTGCGGAGCCTCATCCCAGGGGAATGCCTCCGTTATCTGACGTGCAGCCCATTCTGCCGTAGGATTGGCTGTGACGTTGATCCAGACGAGGTCTCTGCGGTCGAGCCGGACGATGACGAAGGCATAGAGCCGGTCGAAACCGATAGTTGGAACAACGAACAGGTCCATGGCGGCGATGTCCGGCGCGTGGTTACGCAGGAAGGTCCGCCATCCCTGGCTGGGCGGCCCCCGCCGTTTGACCATGTACTTGGCGACGCTCGACTGCGCGAGCTCAAACCCTAGCTTGAGCAGTTCGCCGTGAATGCGCGGCGCACCCCAAAGCGGATTCTCCATGCTCAACCGCCGGATCAACGCGCGCAGCTCGGTGTCGATCTGCAGTCGCCCTCCCCGTGGGCGCGACTTCCAACGCCAGTAGCAGCGAAAGCCGACCCTGTGCCAACGCACGAGGGTCTCGGGCCGGATGATGGTGAGAACCTGCAGGATTGACGGAAAGCAGCGATACGGCTGGATAAAGAACCAGCGATCACGGTTGGTGAGCCGGACGCGACCATGCAGCCTGCGCCGCAAGATAATCAACTGATGTCGAAGCACCGCGTTCTCAGATTCAAGCCGTAACTTCGACTTGAATGGCGAGGCCAGGACAGCCAGAACGAAACAGAACAGCCCGATCATTCCGCCAGCTTAGGCGATTCCATCACGTCATCAACTCGGATAAGGTTTTCGGTACACACAGCCGTTCCGCCATTATAATTCCTTCGCACGATGCGTTTAACAGGGCCTCAAACGGAGGCCACGATGGGTATGGTTATGATTCGACGTCCTGCAACGGGACGCGCGGTTTCAACCGGAATTGAAGTGGATTTAGCTAAATTCCGGCGAACGGCGATTTTCTTCTCTCGCTCGTACTGTCCTCACTGCCGCATCCATATGGATCGAAACGTCAAAGTCTCAGGAGCCGAGCGGTATCGCCCGACATGGCGATGCGGCCCTTGACCCAATCGTTTACTCACCCAATAAGTCGGCGTTGATAAGCCAGATGCTTTTGCTTTTTGCGATTGGCAAATGCTCGCTATCAGTCGCTTAAATAGGGAACGGCGATGTTTTATCGTCTTCACCTGCGAGTTCGAATTGATAGGGATAGGCCTGAGTTTCAGACCATAGAAATTTGACCCTTGCACCGATCTTCAAATCGGCAAGTTGGCAACCAATTGCGGGAGCGAAGACGCGCGGGCCTTCGTCGAGCTGGACCAGAACCAAAAGAATTGGGACTCTTCCACTTGATCTCCGCGTTCGGTCTTCGGTGAAGGCGATAATTCTACCGGCTCCGGCTGCCGGCCGCCAATCCAGAGTTTGGCCTAGATTGAAAAGACTTATTGATCTCGGATAAAATTGATAACGCGACGAGGTTTGATCGTATTGCAACAAAAACATTTGCTTCGACAAGCCATTCCAAAACTCGCTGTTCGTCGATTTCTCTGTCAACGTCCTCGCTCCAGAAGCATCACGTTGCTGACACCCCAGTTTCGGCCGTATTGGATAACGCCAATGCCAGTGACCATCGCATTCTCAGTCTGTTTGATCTGACGATCTCCGGCCTCTCTATACATCTGGATCAGAGCCTCGCTAAGATTGACACCGCCGCCCGCGAGCCCGGGTTGCCCGCTCGAAATCTGCCCGCCACCGGGATTAATTGGGAAATCGCCAGCAAACGTAACGTCCCGATCGAGCAGAAACGCCCCTCCTCTTCCCTCAGCACAAAACCCGATTTGTTCAAGTTGAAGGATGATCGCGATCAGAAAATCGTCGTAAGGATGGAAGGATTGGATGTCCGAGGATCGCCAGCCTGTGTCGCCCAAGACTTGCGGGCCAACGATCGAAAATCCGGTTCGAGTGATGTCGTCGATCGACTGCTGCGGATCGAAGTTCGAAATCTCCCGATAACCAACCGGATGCACGATATTTTGCATTCCTATTTCGCGCGCCGTGGAGGTTTCCATAACAAGGAAAGCGCTGGCTCCGTCGCAGCGCATCACACAATCGAGCAGTCGCAACGGCGTCGATACGAATGGCGACGCCAAATATTCTTCCACCGTCAGCGGTATTCGAAGTTGCGTACACGCATCGTCGTTGAGCAAAGCGCCGGTTCGTTGGGCCACGGCAAGTTGCCCGAGCGCCCGCTCAGGCAGCCCGCCGTGTATGCCCGCGTAGGCCGTGCTGAGCAGACCAAATGCGGTAAGCGGCCCCGAATAGCCCAAGGGATCACCGAACTCGGTCCGGTGACCAACCTGATTTGATCGGTCGACGGTGGATACAGCATCGGAGGCAACGCATATCGCAATGTTGCAAAGCCCCGCTCGGATCGCTGCCGACGCTCGCGCAATATTACCCAGTGCGGAGGCACCACCCATGTCTGTCACCTGACACCAGGCCACACACAGCCCTGAATTCTCAAGAAGAAGATTTGTCCAAAACGGATTGCTGCAATCGGACATCGCAAGTGTCGATGCAAAGCCGTCGATGCGTTCGCGCGTAACGCCCGTCTGGATCAGCAGTCGCTCGACTGCTGCAGCCGCCAAATCCGATGCTGTCCGCCCGCTGTTTCGGATGTGTTTGGTGCGGGCGCAGCCTACTATGGCGATGTCACGATTCTGAAAAAGCATAATTCGGATTGCACCTCTCCAAAACATTTATGCTCGGCAACATCCGTATCGACGATCTTGATCGGGCCTAGTGCGGCGTTGCAGGACGAAAGCTACAGTCGATCGTAGTCGGAATTTTCTCCGGATGCGTCGAACGCCCCACCAAACGCCGTATATCCGCCATCGACCGGAACCACGGCTCCGGTGACATAGGAAGCCTCGTCGGACGCCAGAAACGCGACCACACGTGCAATCTCTTCGGGCTCGGCCATCCGGCCGAGTGGCGTTCGCGCCCGGATCCGGCCTTCCTCGAGCCGGCCTGTGGCGATCAGCCCCGCAACGAGCCGGGTATGGACATAACCCGGAGCCACCGCGTTGACCCGAATACCATAGCGCGCCCACTCACAGGCAAGGACGCGGGTCATCATGGCTATGCCGGCCTTGGCGACGGAATAGGCGGTCCGAGCGGGTATACCGATCTGCCCGGCGACAGACCCAAGATTGACGATCGAACCACGGCCGAGCTCGGCCATGCCTGGTGCTACCGCCTTCGACACGAGAAAGGCGCCGTTGACATGTATAGCGAGGGTCTTCTCGAATCTTTCCAGGCTCTGTGAAAGCGTTGCAACACCGCCGTCACCGATCCCGGCGTTGTTAACGAGAATGTCGATTCGCCCGAACGCCTTCACCGTCTCATCCACCATTGCGCCCACATCCTCTTCTTTCGAGACGTCGGCCAGTACCGCAATGTGGCCCGGCCCGATCGACGCTGCGGCCTGTCGCGCAGCCTCGAGGTCCACATCATTCAGCGCTACGCGGACGCCCTGTTCGGCCAACACGCGCGCAATCGCGAACCCGATGCCGTTGGCCGCACCGGTAATGAGAGCGGTCCGTGCGGTCGAAGGAGGATGGCTCATGGACACTCTCCATTCATCACGGCTCAGCGAAACCGCGAGAAGTCGGGCTTTCGCTTTTCAAGGAAGGCGGTGCGGCCTTCGTTCGCCTCTTCGGAATTTACAAAGGAGGCAAGACCATCGGCCGCCATTTTCACCTGGCCGAAGATGTGTGCGCTGTCCGCATTGAATGCGTGCTTCAGGAATTTCAGCGCCGTCGGGCTCAACGCCACTGCCTGCCCGGCAAGAGCACGCGCCTCCTCCATTAGTTTGTCCGCCGGCACGACGCGGTTGACGAGGCCCCATTGCAGTGCCGTTTGCGCGTCATACTGTTGGCAGAAGAACCAGATTTCGCGGGCACGCTTTTCTCCGACAATGCGCGCGAGATAGGCCGAACCCCAACCCGCGTCAAACGAACCGACGCGCGGTCCCGCCTGTCCGAATTTCGCGTGGTCCGCGGCGACCGTCACGTCGCAGATAACGTGAATCACATGGCCGCCGCCGATCGCGTAGCCATTGACGGCGCAGATCACAGGTTTGGGAATGTTACGAATGACCATGTGCAGATCGTCGATCTCCCAAAGGCCGTTCTCGGATGTGCCATAGCTGCCCTTTTCCTGCATCTCCTTCTGGTCGCCGCCGACGCAGAACGCCTTCGTTCCCGCCGCCGTCAGGATCACGCAGCCCGCACTCTTGTCCGCCCAGGCCTGCTTGAAGGCGTGAATTAGCTCTTCAATCGTTCTTCCGCGAAAGCAGTTCAAGCGATCTGGACGGTTGATGGTGATGGTGGCGATGCCTTCGCTGACTTCGTACAGCACGTCGGTATAGTTCATTGGTGGTTCCTCTGAGTTGGGTTCGAATTAGGCGAAAATGGCGCGTGTCGCCGGAGATCCGAATTTGGTCATGCCGCTGTTCCGTCGCCGACCGGGTTGTGCCCGGCGCGGCGTGATTGGAGCCGTGCGTTGTCAGTCGACCATTGTCAGGCCGCCGCTCACGCTCAGCACCTGCCCGGTGACGAAGCGTGACCGATCGGAAGCAAAAAACAGAATTGCGTCGGCGATCTCGGATGGCTGCGCGACCCGCTTCATCGGAATGGCGTTGACCAGCGCCTCACGCATCTTTTCTGATTGCGAGGCGAACAGCGGCGTGTCGGTCGGTCCTGGGCAGACACAGTTCGCGCGCACGTTCTTGCGAACGACCTCGCGCGCCAGCGACTTGGTGAAGGCGATAATGCCGCCTTTCGCGCCGGCATAGACGGCTTCGCCATAAGAGCCGACACGGCCCGCATCAGACGACACGTTGACGATGCGGCCCGACCCGGAAGCGAAAAGCAGCGGCAGCAGCGCTCGCGTTACCTGCACCGGACCCATGAAATTCAGTGCGACGATCTTGGCCCAATATTCCGGCGGGTTGTTCATGAAGGGCTCGATAATGTCCCAACCGGCAGCATTGACCAAAACGTCGAGGCGGCCGAGTTCGGACTCGATCCTGGCAGCGAGTACTTCGGCGGAGGCTCGGTCGGTCACATCGAGGGCCATGAAACGCGTATCGCCGACAGACTTCAACTCGCTCGCCGCCTTTTCGCCTGCGGCCACGTTGACGTCGGTCAGCACGACCCTGGCGCCGACTTCGGCGAATGCACGGGCTGTCGCTAAACCGATCCCGGAGGCGGCACCCGTGATGACCACGATCTCGTCCTTGAACTTCATAGTTGTCTCCTTGTCGAATACTTTTGGGGGTTCATCTCGCTTTCGAGGCGAAGAATGCCTCCACGCGCTGACGTGCTTCTTCCGTGCGCATGATGTGGCGCGGCTTTTCGATTTCGCGGGCGTATCCATCGACGGCCGGATCGAACCAGGCAGCGATACAATCCTTCGATGCGACGAGCGCCCCGCGCGAAAGACCGGCGACGTGCGTTGCGATTTCGCCGACGCGCGTGTCGAGTTCAGCGGCGTCCGCGGACCATTGAACAATCCCGAGCCGCGCGGCCTCCGCCCCATCGACTATTTCGCCGCCGAGGATCAGCCGTGATGAAACGCCGGGCCCGCAGAGCCGCGTTAGACGCTGCGTGCCGCCGGCACCGGGAATCATCCCGACGCGAGCCTCGGGCAAACCGAGCTTGGCCCGCGTCGATGCAATGCGGAGGTCGCAGGCGAGCGCCAACTCCAGGCCGCCGCCCAGCGCCGGGCCGTCGATGACGGCAAGCGTCACCGTTTCAAGCGATTCGAGACGGTTGAATAGCCCGTGTAGCGATTCCACGTATTCGATCATCCTTTCAACGCCATCGGGTGCGACGAAATAACCGCGGATCAGTGTGAGATCGGCGCCGGCACAGAAGCATCTCTGATCACTGCGTACGACCAGGACGGTCGGCTTCATTTGCTCGACTTCGCCCAGCGCGCCGTTGAGCGCCAAGACAAACGCGGGATCGATCGCGTTGACGGGCGGACGGCTCATCAACATCGTCGCGATCGCGCCGGATT is part of the Bradyrhizobium canariense genome and encodes:
- the coxB gene encoding cytochrome c oxidase subunit II, coding for MLATLPACTGPLSTLEPSGPAGASIATLWWVMLTGSSILFVLVMTLFLLVIQRPGWGAGVSPGGWLVLGGLVLPAVVLLPLIAYALIAGESLLPLPGQAPPRIEAVGQQWTWTFRYPDHGAVETRNVLHIPAGTPIDILVSSQDVIHAFWIPRFAGKIDAVPGHVNRLRIQADQPGRYAGQCNEFCGLGHAGMRFDVIVHRPEDFSVALARAAASEGPEKK
- a CDS encoding DUF2231 domain-containing protein, which encodes MAERDDLTTQPHSAVVLDLLRLDVGSAVAVVGHPIHVMMVHFPIAFVIATLGVDVFYWWSGDAFWVRVGLWSTGMAFWSGVAASIVGTGELLLVRGIRLLEASWSHAVAAMTLVAVAGANWGLRLIDTESILPHGLALSALASVLVGFAGWHGGKLVFDHGVGILISPKD
- a CDS encoding ferredoxin reductase family protein, encoding MKNRLLSWGYSSAVVVDSERDCGRVEGDGFMHLLYSLRGAVWLLVYLLFILAPLFALLAGSHPPSRDFWTELSVAFGYSGLAMMGLQFGLTARFRYVTAPWGEDVIYHFHRQISLIAVGLVVAHPIILVAVQPQLLAPSNMLEAPLTAHFALVSIAAVIVLVVTALWRVTLKIKYETWHLIHVVLAVVAITAGVVHMVGSSFYLVDPWKRSLWIGLTAFWIGLLFYVRIVKPLFMLRQPYRVAEVRKERGDTFTLVMQPDKHRGFRFSPGQFGWLTLWESPFAITAHPFSFSSSAAATDRRVEMTIRNLGDFTSNVHKVPAGQRVYLDGPYGAFTIGNPTDMHVLIAGGIGVTPMMSMIRTLADQEDKRPIVLLYGVQDWESITFREELEELKARLNLTVVYVLSKPPTGWTGETGFINAEILKRYLMPPYADHEYFICGPNVMMDAIEKALGEMNVPMSKYHSERYSFV
- a CDS encoding cytochrome c oxidase assembly protein encodes the protein MLIAILVALAIVVGRGRSADARAGFGAIGLILIIFVSPFCAMSSALFSVRVLHHVLLIAAVAPLLALAFPQRRAGSLPIVVLVVAHAVVLWLWHTPGLYTWGLASVPAYWLMQISLLGSAWLLWRSILAPSQSGPAIIALVATIGQMGLLGALLVFAPRPLYLVHLASAASWGLAPLIDQQLAGLLMWVPAMLPYLGVGIWIAWSSLRSSEAAL
- the ctaD gene encoding cytochrome c oxidase subunit I, translated to MSEPVDQLSQGTPALRLHRQLSAIWATGPGLQRLAAVNHSVIGMRMMITSFAFFAIAGVLGMLTRVQLATPNSTFMVPETYNQVFTMHGSMMLFLFAIPMVESFAVYLTPKILGTRDFAFPRLTAYGYWCYLFGGTILTVALIAGVAPNSGWFMYTPLSSNVFTPGINSDVWLLGVTFVEISALSLAMEIVVSILKMRAPGMSLDRMPIFAWYILVTAMMMIVAFPPLILGSILLEVERAFGLPFFDPKRGGDALLWQHLFWLFGHPDVYIIFLPMAGVLSTIIPVFANRPLVGYRAIVVAIIALAFLSFGIWVHHMFTVGIPHLALAFFSAGSAIIAVPTAVQIFAWLATLAHGRPRWDVPMLYVFGFFFIFVMGGLTGVMLAMVPFDWQAHDTYFVVAHMHYVVAGALAFPMLAAFYYWLPLLTGRTAVHRLSVPAFWLVFIGFNMTFFMMHLTGLRGMPRRIYTYSGDEGWNWLNLLSSIGGFVMTIGFALVVIDLFVQLRYGRRVRRNPWGSTTLEWAMPIPPAPYAFASIPDLGTTRTESIATGDLALSLARGEGYLGSTRNGWQETLGVHKTSGLPDQLIVLPSPTYLPLYTALVTAAAVLSMLFKFYLLSLAFALLTTGLFVFAGQDAGLARDYGPLPVGRGVSVPPHTEVADAPAWLALICTLVADGTLFTSLLFGTFYLWISAPNWTAAVTPEPSRTLAIGAVAALAVAAAAARGSLRAAAAGRKASGWIGLAALALLAALTVAVGQIAGVTPHPREHALGATAAALICYVVLHAGIGLLFLISNALRLGAGFISPRRVLDLRLTRLWLDYTLVTGVIAMGLVLALPALVTVLGVRP
- a CDS encoding CopD family protein is translated as MTTFLKFVHLGAIALWSGGLIALPFLFWQRRTLEAGLDLDRLHRVTRLVYVELASPAAFVAIGSGTALIFLQATFAEWFSLKMVLVGIMAMLHVVAGLILMQLFLPKGKFTKLSYVSLMSAYIVLIAAILWIVLAKPHIDSNQIAAHLFEPGGLGRWVHQSFGEIRMPTP